In a single window of the Arachis hypogaea cultivar Tifrunner chromosome 6, arahy.Tifrunner.gnm2.J5K5, whole genome shotgun sequence genome:
- the LOC112805581 gene encoding uncharacterized protein: MVKDLGLGYNKIHACPNDCVLFWDTYEDDEFCPICGASRYIENVEVDIEVDKLKKKPVPAKVLRHFPLIPRLKKLFLCSKTAESLRRHDEHRSKDGNLRHPADGRSWKDFDRLHPDFAKESRNIRLGLASDGFNPFRTMSISHSTWPVVLVAYNLPPWCCMKPEYVMMSLLIPGPCSPGKSIDVYLQPLIEELKVLWEVGVETYDASKNQTFQLHAALLWTISDFPAYAMLSGWSTKEKLACPSCNYDTSSCYLKHSRKMCKMDHRKFLAMDHPYRMNKRSFNGDVELRSSPALLDGEQIFEDLKDFENVFGKKQTNKIDGHWKKRSIFFELPYWKQNTLRHCLDVMHIEKNVCDNIIGTLLDIPGKSKDHANARYDLKDMGIRKKLQPKEIDGGKKAKIAKACFNLTNQEKTIFCDILKSVKLPSGSASNISWCVHVAEKKISGYKSHDAHFMLHYLLQVAIKCTIQNQVAGPLIYLGSFFRSLCQKVVENDTIDHLEVDIREILCRLERIFPPSFFDIMFHLPIHLVNELRLGGPIQFRWMYPIERYLCRLKSYVCNKGCPEGSIAEGYLAEECLTFCSRYLSPDVDTRLSRRTQNYDNYSEADVCHDSYFACLG, encoded by the coding sequence ATGGTAAAAGATTTGGGACTTGGTTATAATAAAATTCATGCTTGTCCCAACGATTGTGTTCTATTCTGGGATACATATGAAGATGATGAATTTTGTCCAATTTGTGGAGCTTCCAGGTACATAGAAAATGTTGAGGTAGATATAGAAGTTGATAAGTTGAAGAAAAAACCTGTGCCTGCGAAGGTTTTGAGGCATTTTCCCTTGATTCCAAGGCTTAAGAAGCTGTTCCTGTGTTCCAAAACAGCTGAATCATTAAGGCGGCACGATGAACATCGTTCAAAGGATGGAAATTTAAGACACCCAGCTGATGGCCGATCATGGAAAGACTTTGATAGGCTTCATCCCGATTTTGCTAAAGAATCTCGTAACATAAGATTAGGGCTAGCTAGCGATGGATTTAATCCATTTAGAACCATGAGCATCTCCCATAGTACATGGCCGGTAGTTTTGGTCGCATACAATCTTCCTCCATGGTGTTGCATGAAACCAGAGTATGTCATGATGTCCTTGCTCATCCCTGGACCATGTTCGCCTGGAAAAAGCATTGATGTGTATCTTCAGCCATTAATTGAAGAGTTGAAGGTTTTATGGGAAGTTGGAGTGGAAACATATGATGCTTCAAAGAACCAAACTTTTCAACTACATGCAGCACTTTTATGGACCATAAGTGACTTTCCAGCTTATGCTATGTTATCCGGTTGGAGCACAAAGGAAAAGTTAGCATGTCCTTCCTGTAATTATGACACCTCCTCTTGTTATCTAAAACATAGCCGGAAGATGTGCAAGATGGATCACCGTAAATTTTTGGCTATGGATCATCCATATAGGATGAACAAAAGATCTTTCAATGGCGATGTTGAATTGAGGTCTTCACCAGCTTTATTAGATGGGGAAcaaatttttgaagatttgaaagattttgaaaatgtaTTTGGAAAGAAGCAAACAAATAAAATTGATGGTCATTGGAAGAAAAGGTCCATTTTCTTTGAGTTGCCATATTGGAAGCAAAATACATTGCGCCATTGTCTTGATGTTATGCACATCGAGAAAAACGTATGTGATAACATAATTGGAACTTTATTAGACATTCCAGGAAAGTCCAAAGATCATGCAAATGCTCGTTATGATCTCAAAGATATGGGCATAAGAAAAAAACTTCAACCAAAGGAGATAGATGGTGGCAAGAAAGCCAAAATTGCTAAGGCTTGTTTTAACCTTACTAATCAAGAAAAAACCATTTTTTGTGATATTTTGAAGTCAGTAAAATTGCCATCTGGTAGTGCCTCAAATATTTCTTGGTGTGTTCATGTTGCTGAGAAAAAGATATCAGGCTATAAAAGTCATGATGCTCATTTTATGTTGCATTATTTGTTGCAAGTAGCTATAAAATGCACAATACAGAATCAAGTAGCTGGCCCTTTAATTTATCTAGGTTCATTCTTTCGTTCCTTGTGCCAAAAAGTTGTTGAAAATGATACAATAGATCATTTGGAAGTAGATATTAGAGAGATTTTGTGCCGATTAGAAAGAATATTTCCTCCTAGTTTCTTTGATATAATGTTCCATTTGCCTATTCATCTGGTAAACGAGTTGAGGTTGGGTGGCCCAATTCAATTTAGATGGATGTACCCCATCGAGAGATATCTGTGTAGGTTAAAGTCCTACGTTTGCAATAAGGGCTGCCCCGAAGGTTCAATTGCTGAAGGATATTTAGCCGAGGAATGCTTGACATTTTGCTCAAGGTATTTAAGTCCTGATGTGGATACAAGGCTGAGTAGGAGGACACAAAATTATGATAATTACAGTGAAGCTGACGTATGTCATGATAGCTATTTTGCATGCTTGGGGTGA